The DNA region CGACCATGCGTCTGCCTGTAAACAATACCATTTTATGCATATGGTTTTATAGTTTTTACCAAATTATTCTTATATGAATATATGTAATTTagagaaataattaaaaaaaacatactaaTTTATGTGCAtgtgcctgcgtgtgtgtgcgtgtgtgtgtgtgtgtgtctgcctgcgtgtgcgtgtgtgtgtgtgtgtgtgcagctgcCCAGTTTGCTTATGCCTGGTTCCAACCTTGTACACACCGACTTATGTGAAGTAATTATCGGTTACTTATTGAGTACTTATTGAGTACTTATAAATGGCTCCATTAGCAGTACCTTGTGCTGTCCTGAACATAGCTGCCTGGGGGTATCTAAGAAAGGGGAACATAAATAAATTTCATTTACATAATGCAATGCGCTTGcacaaaaaataaaagccaGAAAACCAAAAGCAAACCCATGCGACTCCTTCATagttattaattaattttacattttatttttgggaCCAAACAGGTCAGCTATTCATCATTTTCAAAGTCCTGTGAATCATATTTTGATACAAAAATTGGTACAACTAATATATTTTAATGCTGTCTTTTGTTCGTTATTTTTTATAAATCATTGAAAAGGGGAAATTAAATGCTGTATATCTTACTGTATCAGTTTACTTTCTTCAGTTGAAAATAAACTATTGTTTGTTCAGATTTATCACAGTGCCAATAACTATAAGCCAATAAGTAATGTACTGTATGGTAAGTGAGCAAAATGACTGGAAATAGCctgttattttaacatttagtTTAGTTTCTTTCATTAAATCATTGTGTAGTTAAGCAGAACGACACTGTCAACATACTCAACAATAATGAATGATCACTTTGCTGCTAGTAAATTCTGTATTCTTGTGTCGGCTTGCCAAAAACTACAGTCACTGGGGCCATTCTTGACACTGACAGAAGGTCTTTGCGTTGGTACAGTTTTTCATTCAGCAGTTACTGCAATTAATGATTCTGAAAAGGAATTCAACACATATATTACTTACCAGGGGACTTACAATCTTCTCTCGGTCCTCCTTTGGAAAGAAAAGAAATCAATAATCAATAAAAATATCAGACAGCAACAAAGGAAATCCTGTAGGTGACAGTTAATTCCATAGATAGTAAATAATTTTTCCAAACAGTAACTGATAAACTACTGCGGTAAATCAGGCAAACAGTAAACACTTAATCATCACTAACTTAATATACATACAGGCCACCATTATGCTGTATAATACAATGCATAATCACTTCTAAATATTAACCAACTTGGCATAACACTTAAGAGTTTTAAACATGCAGAAGGCATgctgtgtattttcgttgctaATCATATAATGACATTAGCAGTGTAGTCTTAGCCAATTGTAAGCAAATTAACACTTTCTTATAGTCTCAGCCTATAAGGTTGATTAATTTATGACAAGGATCAGAAATGTTACGAAGAGGCAGTCTGCATATATTTGGTTAATACTGTAACTGCTAAAAATCACACAATGCTACCTGTAGATTGTAAAAATTGGTAATTTATGTTTAAGTTACTGTGAATCAAATAAAACTGAGTGAACTTATTTAAATACAATGATTGGTGATTCAATATGTACGCTAAAATACTGTAAAGTATTGGAACTTGGTGCCAAGGTCTGCTGTACTGCCTCACATTATACCTAAATTAGATGTTAGAGGTTCAAGGTTACTTTATTGTCATCAGCAGCTTCATACCTACACAAAGACTGATGAAACAACGTTTCTCCATGGCCCCGGTGTAACATATAGTAACATATAACATTTAACATCACAGTAACAGGACATGCAAACCGGCAGTAAATAAAAAGCGCAGAGGTTTTGCAGTAGTGAGGAGCTACTGTTGACTGTGTATGATTTGTGCAGTTGCACAAGATGTCCAACAAACCATAAAGTCTATAAATCAAAGAAGTGTCCCACACTGTGCAGAATTCTCCTATTTATTTCCATACAAACCATTGACACAATTAAATTAGCTGTATGAAACAAGGGCGGTTGTAATGTCAAAATTACACATAGAGCTGTACTCACACCCAAGCTGTCGGCTACCAGTGAGTTCCAGTGAGGAACTCACTGGCTATTATTACGACTAAGTTTTGTTAACCTGAGCCGCTGATTGAACCTGATGAGACAAGTCAAACGGAACTGAATTGCAAATGTTATTGATCTCCCCCCCTTACATATATATTGCTCAGTCTCTGAACAAATAATTTTGTATTTGTTCCTGGACTGGGTAGCTTGATTTGGTTGATTACAAATTTGTCGTCTTCGGTAAAGATGTCACAGGCAAATCAAATAAGGGATCACAGAAGCGTTTTCAACGAGCTGGGATTCAAACAGTACAGTCTTAAGGTGATTCATCAGGTTTGTCTAGATGCTTTGATAGTAATGGCCGGCTAAGAGCCGAACTGGAATCGAAACCTGCAAAACGTGTGGCTCTTGAAGACCAGGCTGGCCAACCGCTTCTGTTATTGCTGGAAATGAAGCCGACGGGGGGGCAGATGCTTACCGGATGCAGCTCTCCTATGACATAACTTTCAGCCATTTTCCTGGCGTCGCTGGAATGTCCCACGTCCTCATAGTTCTCTGTGGCGTCGCCCCCTGCATGCTCACACAGGACCTCCACACCCCCGGGATGCTGGGTGAGAAAGAGCACAGCAGAGAGCAAAATCTGAGCGAAAAACGGACAAGGATGACCCATCAAAGGGGACTAGGGACAGGAAAGCCCAGCTGACCGCTGAACCCAAAAACGACTCGGGATATTCATAAAATGTAGCCTGCAGACAAACTGAAGAGTTAAACAGAAGAGGTTATAAGGATTAGCAAATTTTCCCAAACATATCTAgctatattaaatatttaatatgtatTCATGGCTTCCAGAAATGCCTTGCTTTTGGCGTTAAACTATAAGAAAGGTTAAGGTACATTGAAACGTAGTTGGCAGAACCAGTAATGCTGAAATCAGGCAAGATTGCTATCTGCCTACTCAGAGGCACATTATCATGGTCAGAAGTCCTCAGGCTTTTTGAGGTGTCATTGGGCTCCCTGCTATAATTCATGATGTGTCATTGTCGACCAGGGGGTTGGGTCCCCAAtgacaaaatttaaaaaattgtttggGTGGGGAGTCAGTCACACGGTTCAGATTAATTTCTATTTTGGTCCAGATGCGACAACACTGGGCAAATGTTTGGATCAAAACAGGACGTTGGCAACTCTGGGTTTAAAATTTTGTCAAACAAGAAAAGTTCAAGTTCCTTTTTAGCGGACGCCCCTGAGTTTTAGCCCGGGTAAGCCTGTGTATTGAAGTGCACCTGTCAAATCCAGAATGCCAAAGAAAAATAACCTTAAAACACTATACATATGCACATTTCTACATTATAGTTAATTCCTCCAGGAAGAATCATCTAGCATATTGGTCATTCACTGTTTGAGCTTGACAAAACATcttgtgtctgtggaagggttaaagccattacatttacattttataggTGAGGAGCCACTTCTGTGAAAGAGAAAAGACCTTTTGTTGTTTCACCTTTGCTCTCCTGCTGCTCTGGCCTGAGCGTAATGAGCCAGGCCGAGACTTTGGACTCCCTGCATACACTCACAGTGACATGTGAGAAATTATTTACCCTGACTGAGGCAAAGCGCAATGAATTATTAACACGATTCCCATTGAAGCCAGTCAACCTGTTGCACAGTGCACAAATTCAATCAATGGAGGAATATGTGACATTTAATCAATTATCAAGGAAAGTAACGGAAACATAAAATAAACTGCTATTTGGTAAGGAGAATGACCTTGTCTTCAACATTAGTAACACAAAGGAAGTAATCCTGGTCTTCAGAGAGATCTCCTCACCGTTTGCTATTGACATCAAAAGCACTGATGTGAAGCATGTTAACTCTGAAGAATCCAGACTGACATTTCGAATGACCTCAGAAGACCCATCATCAAATGAGGACAACAGCACCTGTAATTCTCACTGCGCCTTATAAAGGCCAGTCTGAGGAGATAATACTTGTGGACTGACTGAAAACACCCTAAACAGAGACATCGCCATATGGTTTGGAACAATGAATCTAAGGCGAAAAAAAATGCCAAGCAGACAATCATAAAAATCTCAGAACAGGTAACTAGAGGTATGGCCATCATAGAGTCTCCATTCTTAAGCCACTTTGGTTACAAAGCACAATGAATTATCCTTACCAAGCCAGACGCTGCAAATGCAGGTACGTTTTGGTACTATGATCCAGTACATTTATGCCTGTACTATGCCTgagcctgctgaccatccctCCAGTGAATCAATAGCAATTACTAAACGCAAGGGTATAGATTTGGGTGTGGATGGTAGGGACATATCAATGTCACACAGTATCAATATTGTGGGAGTACCGTGTGTGTCTAGGTGGACAGGGTGTTTGGgcctgatttggtccctaccaatgtTAAAACCAAACCTATGCTCTTGCTGCTGTTAATGAAATCATAAAGGAGTGGCATTAGGATCATTAAGCTGGATaaagacattttatttttatatatacttACTTCATTTATATACATCTTTACTTGCCAATTTTAACAATTTCTTTCAAGAAGCATAGAAATTagtaatacagtaataataatgtttaATGATACATAAAATGATTATTAAATATATACCCAgagttgtaaatatttattacacTAATAAAACTTTATGCAAATGTGTAACCCAATGGCATTTAATTATATTCAGTATATATTCAGTATTCATTAATCAGTTCTAATTCGTCCTCTGTAGAGATAATATAATTCCGATACCATTCACTCTCAATAAAGACACCTATCAGTAAGATTTTGTTACAAAGCGCACCGACATTCATTAGTCAACAAAACAACTCTTTTTGTTTAAGGATGTTCATTTTTGGGGAACATCTCTAATTTAGCACAAGGCAACAAATGTCCTGTTGTACAATAATATTTACCTCAAATCGCAAGCTAAAAACTATACTAGTAAATCAAACATTCATATTCATGGATATAACTGTTGTTTTTCGAGATTCGTTTCAAAGAGTTTATCTTCTGACCGTCCATTGT from Brienomyrus brachyistius isolate T26 chromosome 1, BBRACH_0.4, whole genome shotgun sequence includes:
- the LOC125750594 gene encoding cytochrome b5, with translation MEPVKYYRLSEVEEHKSPQNCWILINNKVYDVSKFLEEHPGGVEVLCEHAGGDATENYEDVGHSSDARKMAESYVIGELHPEDREKIVSPLIPPGSYVQDSTSWWSNWVIPGLAALVVTVMYRMYIYEE